One stretch of Pirellulales bacterium DNA includes these proteins:
- a CDS encoding serine hydrolase, giving the protein MELVKVFHASILLLILPVAVLAQQPSSVTADALKVALGETQKIVTKTIEQTGVPGIAIAVVHKDDVVFQQGFGVREIGKPELIDADTVCQLASVSKSITSTVLAALVGEGIIGWDDRVIDHDPGFCLYDAASTRELRLRDLLCHRSSLPDHGGDLLEDMGYDRGEILHRLRYLRPDSSFRAHYAYTNYGYTEAAVAAALAAGKRWEDLAAEKLYRPLGMNTTSSRYEDFAKAANRARLHVRIDDKWVAKYERQPDAQTPAGGVSSTLRDLTCWMRLLLADGKFDDRQVIPAAPLNETHSPQIVTGFDSQAGRLVSYGLGWIVSVERGGKVFWKHSGGFDLGMRTEVAFLPAEQIGIAVLSNAGPTGVPEGITESFFDLLLDGKLSRDWVEFANRMFAEEVRRERGKETDYSHPPAQTTQHLGLATYTGTFDNSFFGPIEITDEQGNLLLTLGPKKMPFPLRHWDRDVFIYQPTGEMAGGVSGLLFTIGPDQKSTRVLIENLNVHGQGTFERASPGK; this is encoded by the coding sequence ATGGAACTGGTCAAGGTTTTTCATGCCTCGATCCTGCTGCTGATACTGCCGGTTGCCGTGCTTGCGCAACAACCTTCGTCGGTGACTGCCGACGCTCTCAAGGTGGCACTTGGCGAAACACAGAAGATCGTGACCAAGACGATCGAGCAAACCGGCGTTCCTGGGATTGCCATCGCGGTGGTCCATAAGGACGACGTGGTTTTTCAGCAGGGGTTCGGCGTTCGCGAGATTGGTAAGCCCGAGTTGATCGACGCCGACACGGTCTGCCAGTTGGCCTCGGTATCGAAATCGATCACTTCGACCGTCCTGGCGGCGCTTGTCGGCGAAGGGATCATCGGCTGGGACGATCGGGTGATCGATCACGATCCTGGGTTTTGCCTCTATGACGCGGCCAGCACTCGTGAGCTGCGGTTGCGCGACCTGCTCTGCCACCGCAGCAGTCTGCCGGACCACGGCGGCGACTTGCTCGAGGACATGGGCTACGACCGTGGCGAGATTCTGCATCGGCTGCGTTACCTGCGGCCCGACAGCAGCTTTCGTGCGCATTACGCGTACACCAATTATGGATATACCGAAGCGGCCGTGGCCGCGGCCCTGGCGGCGGGCAAACGTTGGGAGGATCTAGCGGCCGAAAAACTCTATCGCCCTCTGGGAATGAACACTACCAGCTCGCGTTACGAAGATTTTGCCAAGGCCGCGAACCGAGCCCGCTTGCACGTGCGGATCGACGACAAGTGGGTCGCCAAGTACGAACGTCAACCAGACGCGCAAACGCCGGCAGGCGGCGTCAGCTCGACGTTGCGCGATCTAACCTGCTGGATGCGGCTGCTGCTGGCCGACGGCAAGTTCGATGATCGGCAAGTCATCCCGGCAGCCCCACTCAACGAGACGCACAGTCCGCAAATCGTTACCGGCTTCGATTCGCAGGCCGGACGCCTCGTTAGTTATGGCCTGGGTTGGATTGTCAGCGTCGAACGGGGAGGCAAGGTCTTTTGGAAACACTCAGGAGGCTTCGACCTGGGAATGCGCACCGAAGTTGCGTTCCTTCCGGCCGAGCAGATCGGCATCGCCGTGCTCTCGAACGCCGGACCAACGGGCGTGCCCGAGGGGATCACGGAAAGCTTCTTCGACTTGTTGCTGGATGGAAAGCTGTCGCGCGATTGGGTCGAGTTCGCCAACCGCATGTTTGCCGAAGAGGTGCGGCGAGAACGCGGCAAGGAGACCGACTACAGTCATCCGCCTGCGCAAACGACGCAGCATCTTGGCCTGGCAACTTACACGGGCACGTTCGACAACTCCTTTTTCGGCCCGATTGAAATTACTGACGAACAAGGGAATCTGCTGCTCACGTTGGGGCCAAAAAAGATGCCCTTCCCGCTACGACATTGGGATCGCGACGTGTTCATCTATCAGCCGACGGGCGAAATGGCAGGCGGCGTTAGCGGCCTCCTATTCACGATCGGCCCTGACCAGAAATCAACCCGCGTACTCATCGAAAATCTCAACGTGCATGGGCAAGGTACATTCGAGCGCGCGTCACCCGGCAAGTGA
- a CDS encoding DNA-3-methyladenine glycosylase, translated as MPKKANGVRSRPSQKKLRRAFYAQSARDVAQQLIGKILVRRVDGELLRARITETEAYLGPQDLASHASKGRTKRTEIMFGRPGHAYVYLIYGMYDMLNVVTGTQGEAHAVLIRGAKPLDQWQVDLRGPGRLARAFRITRDHNGLDLTGNELFFTDDPAHQPRYTATKRINIDYAGDWKHALLRFVDADCQPRGK; from the coding sequence ATGCCGAAAAAGGCAAACGGAGTACGATCTCGTCCGTCGCAGAAGAAACTGCGCCGCGCGTTTTACGCGCAATCGGCACGCGACGTCGCCCAGCAGTTGATTGGCAAAATCCTGGTGCGGCGCGTGGACGGTGAGCTTTTGCGGGCCAGGATTACCGAGACCGAAGCCTATCTCGGCCCACAGGACCTGGCCTCGCACGCCTCGAAGGGACGCACCAAGCGCACCGAAATCATGTTCGGCCGCCCAGGGCATGCCTACGTCTATCTCATTTATGGCATGTACGACATGCTGAACGTCGTGACCGGCACACAGGGCGAGGCGCACGCCGTACTGATCCGCGGCGCAAAACCGCTCGACCAGTGGCAGGTCGACCTCCGCGGGCCAGGACGACTCGCCCGAGCGTTCCGTATCACGCGCGACCATAACGGATTGGACCTGACGGGGAACGAACTGTTCTTCACCGACGATCCCGCGCATCAGCCCCGCTACACCGCCACAAAGCGAATCAACATCGACTACGCCGGCGACTGGAAGCACGCCCTGCTGCGCTTCGTCGACGCAGATTGCCAACCGCGCGGCAAATAG
- a CDS encoding twin-arginine translocation signal domain-containing protein, with protein MSHHSRRTVSRRQFLATTAAASAGVALAPTVLTAKKTDSPLIVGEGEHRYEVQHDWPQLPEQFTWQTTHNVAVDSSGCLYVIHEGKRELTDHPAIFVFDPDGKYIRSFGKQFQGGGHGIEIRNDGGQEFLYVCAYQHLKTFAKLDLKGETVWQQYAPMQSGVYAAEEDTKPTAQWGRDRFLPTNFAFLDDGGFLLADGYGAFYIHRYDKDAKWQSCFGGPGTGEGKFNTPHGLWVDRRAGREPSIVVCDRANNTLQYFSMDGKYLQTLTGYGLPANAETWQNLLVIPELHARITLLNEKNEVVARLGDDAARITAKDGMKIRGDRAAWQDGKFVHPHDACFGKDGSIFVAEWVATGRVSRLKRLA; from the coding sequence ATGTCGCATCACTCGCGCCGGACGGTTTCGCGTCGACAGTTTCTTGCCACAACCGCGGCGGCCTCGGCCGGCGTGGCCTTGGCACCCACCGTGCTCACGGCCAAGAAGACCGATAGCCCCCTGATCGTTGGCGAAGGGGAACATCGTTACGAGGTGCAGCACGATTGGCCGCAACTGCCCGAACAATTCACCTGGCAAACGACGCATAACGTGGCCGTCGACAGCTCGGGCTGCTTGTACGTGATTCACGAAGGGAAGCGCGAGCTCACGGATCATCCCGCGATCTTCGTGTTCGATCCCGACGGCAAATACATCCGCTCGTTCGGCAAGCAATTTCAAGGGGGCGGCCACGGCATCGAGATTCGCAACGATGGCGGGCAAGAATTCCTCTACGTCTGCGCGTATCAGCACCTGAAGACCTTCGCCAAGCTCGATCTGAAGGGCGAGACCGTCTGGCAGCAGTACGCACCGATGCAGTCGGGCGTGTACGCGGCCGAAGAAGACACCAAGCCCACGGCCCAATGGGGGCGCGACCGGTTCCTGCCGACCAATTTCGCCTTTCTCGACGACGGCGGATTCTTGTTGGCCGACGGATACGGCGCCTTCTATATCCATCGCTACGATAAAGACGCCAAGTGGCAATCCTGCTTCGGTGGCCCCGGCACCGGCGAAGGCAAGTTCAACACGCCGCACGGTCTGTGGGTCGATCGCCGCGCCGGGCGCGAGCCTTCGATCGTCGTGTGCGATCGGGCGAATAACACCCTGCAATACTTCTCGATGGACGGTAAGTATCTGCAGACGCTCACCGGGTACGGCCTGCCCGCCAATGCCGAGACGTGGCAAAACTTGCTCGTCATTCCCGAGCTACATGCCCGGATCACGCTGCTGAACGAGAAGAACGAAGTCGTCGCGCGCCTGGGAGACGATGCGGCGCGAATCACGGCCAAAGACGGCATGAAGATCCGCGGCGACCGTGCAGCCTGGCAAGACGGCAAGTTCGTTCATCCCCACGATGCCTGCTTCGGCAAGGACGGCAGCATCTTCGTAGCCGAATGGGTTGCCACCGGACGCGTGTCGCGCCTCAAGCGATTGGCATAG
- a CDS encoding PLP-dependent transferase: protein MTDRESSPTGPASRRLSPRRNSSTAADVPALVAEQLAHFGIDPASEFGQTLARIAGRLYENHGDIDRLWQITLTSIGELDRSDRIAHFNAKKFLSFQFAKLLDMLQAPSRSSYQSLGYSQTTQYAKGPYAVFDNVTAIFAANPVITRTATYIYACAEWIADAFQGKELLLEIYSRLLNPTSVSLANYIVDLEAGPFADEYFAWNFNSGMAAIDAVLGHLLGAGDVLITSRNIYGGAHQLIHDWYAKPGNLGIAVETFDGSEAEDLLACWDRVRVTHADRLNAGRRAYVYLESPCNPHGYVLDVPAICRAAHEQGLRVMLDATIGTPFLCRPLQRDDLAERPDFVIHSYTKDLSGSGTVVAGVVIGRNEDMFIPKGETVGGVSWRDTLFWNVYYVKGAFLNADAAFEVMQGIRTLENRMLAKCINTSILARFLAAHPSVNVHSHVLASDENAPLREKLLSLGLPAPLFTIDFDGADIPTESFQRFFDNLSPTFGHMISLGQSNTIISCPALTTHSELSDEALRSAGITATTIRFAVGDEDPRDLLLHLVETARFTIDPAVPGFSDRFPNSAEMSGLVRECYLEAHRRYIESKCGA, encoded by the coding sequence GTGACAGATCGCGAATCTTCGCCGACAGGCCCCGCCTCGCGGCGGCTGTCACCGCGGCGCAACTCGAGCACGGCTGCGGACGTGCCGGCATTAGTCGCCGAACAACTGGCGCATTTCGGCATCGACCCGGCCAGCGAGTTCGGCCAGACGCTGGCACGTATTGCCGGGCGGTTGTATGAAAATCACGGTGACATCGACCGGCTGTGGCAGATCACTCTGACTTCGATCGGAGAATTAGACCGATCGGACCGGATCGCGCATTTCAACGCCAAAAAGTTCCTGTCATTTCAATTCGCCAAGCTGCTCGACATGCTGCAGGCCCCTTCGCGGAGCAGCTACCAGAGCCTTGGATATAGCCAGACCACGCAGTATGCCAAGGGGCCGTACGCCGTATTCGACAATGTCACCGCCATCTTTGCCGCTAACCCGGTCATCACGCGTACGGCGACCTACATCTATGCCTGCGCGGAGTGGATCGCCGACGCTTTTCAGGGAAAGGAGCTGCTGCTCGAGATTTATTCCCGGCTGCTGAACCCGACGTCGGTATCGCTGGCAAACTATATCGTCGACCTCGAGGCAGGCCCCTTCGCCGACGAGTATTTCGCCTGGAACTTCAATAGCGGCATGGCCGCCATCGACGCCGTACTAGGGCACTTGCTAGGAGCGGGCGACGTGCTGATTACGAGCCGCAATATCTACGGAGGCGCGCACCAGTTGATCCACGATTGGTACGCTAAGCCCGGCAATTTAGGCATCGCTGTTGAGACCTTCGATGGTAGCGAAGCGGAAGATCTGCTGGCCTGCTGGGACCGCGTCCGCGTCACACACGCCGACCGCTTGAACGCAGGGCGCCGAGCCTACGTTTATCTGGAATCTCCCTGCAATCCGCATGGCTACGTACTGGATGTGCCCGCAATTTGCCGTGCCGCGCACGAACAGGGATTGCGGGTGATGCTCGATGCTACCATCGGCACGCCGTTCCTCTGCCGCCCTCTGCAACGCGACGATTTGGCCGAGCGCCCTGACTTCGTCATCCACAGCTATACCAAAGATCTATCCGGTTCCGGCACCGTGGTAGCTGGTGTCGTCATTGGCCGCAACGAGGATATGTTCATCCCCAAGGGGGAAACCGTCGGCGGCGTTTCCTGGCGCGATACGCTGTTCTGGAATGTCTACTACGTCAAGGGAGCTTTCTTGAACGCCGATGCCGCCTTCGAGGTGATGCAAGGCATTCGCACGCTCGAAAACCGCATGCTGGCCAAGTGCATCAATACCAGCATCCTGGCCCGGTTCCTCGCGGCCCATCCATCTGTGAATGTCCACTCGCATGTGCTGGCCAGCGACGAAAACGCACCACTTCGTGAAAAGCTGCTGTCTCTGGGGTTGCCCGCTCCGCTTTTCACGATCGATTTCGACGGTGCGGATATCCCGACCGAGTCCTTCCAACGCTTCTTCGACAACCTATCGCCGACTTTTGGCCATATGATCAGCCTGGGTCAGTCGAACACCATCATCAGCTGCCCTGCCTTGACGACGCACTCGGAACTTTCGGACGAGGCACTGCGCAGCGCCGGCATTACGGCGACAACCATCCGCTTTGCCGTGGGGGACGAGGACCCGCGCGATTTGTTGTTGCACCTGGTCGAAACGGCCCGCTTTACGATCGACCCCGCGGTGCCAGGTTTCTCGGACCGGTTTCCGAATTCGGCCGAAATGAGCGGGTTGGTACGTGAGTGCTACCTCGAAGCCCATCGTCGCTATATCGAGTCGAAATGCGGTGCGTAG